The sequence below is a genomic window from Thioclava nitratireducens.
TCCGGATATTGGCGGACGGGCAGGTTAAAATAGGCCTGCGCCCCCAGCAGGAGCATGAACGCGCCCAGAACCATCGACAGGACGGGGCGGCGGATGAAGATCTCGGAGATATTCATGGGCTTGGCCTTACTGCGCCTTCGCGCCGTCTGAGGTCGTGTCCGATGAGGCGTCCGACGTGGTGTCCGAGTCCCCCTCCGCGCTGGCGCTCGAGTTGCCGTCCGAAGACGCCTCGGAGTTTGCCGCGGCGTTGCCCTCCATGCCGAAGGTTTTCATCACCTCTTCGGTCGAGGGCGCATCGGGATCGGGCGAAATCGCGTTGTCGATGCTCACCGTCGCGCCGGAGTTCAGCTTGTTCTGACCCGCGTTGACGACCATGTCGCCCGCTTTGAGACCCTTGGTGACTTCGATGAGTTGGCCGGAGCGGCGTCCGAGCGTGATGAAGACCTGCTTGGCGACCAACTGCGGCTTATCCGCGCCTTCGGGGTCTCCTTGCGCACCACGTAGACGGAATCGCCGTAGAGGTTGGAGCTGACCACGGTCTGCGGCAGGGCGATCACGTTATCCTCTGCGGGCAGCACGACAGTGACATGCACGAACTGGCCGGGCGTCAGCTTGCCTTCGCCATTGGGAACCTCGGCGCGCAGCGTCACGAGGCGCGAATTCGGGTCGATCTTGGGCTCGATCCCGGTGATCTCGCCTTTCAGGTCGACGGAGCCGTCCTCGGTTTGCACCTTGACGGTCTGGCCCGCTTCGGCCAGCCGCGCCTGCTGCTCGGACAGGGTGAAGTCGACCCGCATATGATCGCGATCCTGCAGCGTCGCATAAGTGGTGCCGGTTCCGACATATTGGCCGACCTCCACCCGCGGAATGCCGATGATGCCCGCAAACGGCGCTGTCAGGCGCTTCTTCTCGAGCAAGGCCTGGAGCTTCGCGACGCTTGCGCGCGCTTCCTGTGCGCTTGCTTCGGCCTGA
It includes:
- a CDS encoding efflux RND transporter periplasmic adaptor subunit, coding for MIKRLLIALVALILVVGGVVGYNLFRSKMIAQFFANMKQPPVAVSVSEVKPITWEPGLEAIGTAAAVQGTELAVEMGGTVQAIHFEANDKVEKGEVLLQIDDSSERADLASAKAAQDLAETNLKRARQLADRGVSATSNLDQAEASAQEARASVAKLQALLEKKRLTAPFAGIIGIPRVEVGQYVGTGTTYATLQDRDHMRVDFTLSEQQARLAEAGQTVKVQTEDGSVDLKGEITGIEPKIDPNSRLVTLRAEVPNGEGKLTPGQFVHVTVVLPAEDNVIALPQTVVSSNLYGDSVYVVRKETPKARISRSWSPSRSSSRSDAAPANSSKSPRVSKRATWSSTRVRTS